One part of the Bacillus sp. FJAT-27916 genome encodes these proteins:
- a CDS encoding ChaB family protein: MPYQSKKDLPDSVRDSLPSHAQEIFKEAFNSASKEYDKEETAFKVAWSAVKNKYEKNDDGDWVEKN, from the coding sequence ATGCCATATCAATCCAAAAAAGACCTGCCGGATTCTGTGAGAGATTCGCTGCCAAGCCATGCGCAGGAAATCTTTAAGGAAGCGTTTAATTCTGCATCCAAGGAATATGATAAAGAAGAAACGGCCTTCAAGGTAGCATGGAGCGCTGTTAAAAATAAATATGAGAAAAATGATGATGGAGATTGGGTTGAGAAGAACTAA
- a CDS encoding YebC/PmpR family DNA-binding transcriptional regulator yields the protein MGRKWNNIKEKKAAKDANTSRIYAKFGREIYVAAKQGEPNPESNQALKMVLERAKTYSVPRHIIDRAIEKAKGGSEESYDELRYEGFGPSGSMVIVDALTNNVNRTASDVRAAFGKNGGNMGVSGSVSYMFDATAVFGVEGKTADEVLEMMMEADVDVRDILEEDDAVIVYAEPDQFHAVQEAFKNAGITEFTVAELTMLAQNDISLDPEAQAQFEKMIDAIEDLEDVQQVYHNVDLGE from the coding sequence ATGGGACGTAAATGGAATAACATTAAAGAAAAGAAAGCTGCCAAAGATGCGAACACAAGCCGAATCTATGCGAAATTCGGCCGTGAAATTTATGTGGCAGCCAAGCAAGGGGAGCCAAACCCAGAATCTAATCAAGCGTTAAAAATGGTCCTAGAGCGCGCGAAGACGTACAGCGTACCGAGACATATTATTGACCGTGCGATTGAAAAAGCAAAAGGCGGTTCAGAGGAAAGCTATGATGAGCTCCGCTATGAAGGCTTTGGCCCAAGCGGCTCCATGGTCATCGTAGACGCTTTGACAAACAATGTTAACCGTACAGCATCAGATGTTCGTGCCGCTTTCGGCAAGAATGGCGGAAACATGGGTGTGAGCGGTTCCGTTTCTTACATGTTTGATGCAACAGCCGTGTTCGGAGTAGAAGGAAAAACGGCAGATGAAGTATTAGAAATGATGATGGAAGCGGATGTTGATGTTCGTGACATTCTGGAAGAGGATGACGCGGTTATCGTATACGCAGAGCCAGATCAATTCCATGCCGTTCAGGAAGCCTTCAAGAATGCAGGAATTACTGAGTTCACTGTGGCGGAATTAACCATGCTTGCACAAAACGACATTTCGCTTGATCCAGAAGCGCAAGCTCAGTTTGAGAAGATGATTGATGCAATTGAGGACCTGGAGGATGTACAACAGGTTTACCATAATGTAGATTTAGGTGAATAA
- a CDS encoding ABC transporter permease, with the protein MMGMFWAMLWKEWIELKRSYKLIIVPFAFAIIMVTLPITMKLLPTLIQQDLPEGTVISVPESSAADIVSGIYANFEQLGLIVLILVMMGTVASEREKGSAALILSKPIGRSGYILAKWTAYALLSTVSFLFGMGLTVYYTRILFDGKMEWAAIAEGTLLYLVLILLCVTLTLLFSSIMKSAVLAGFLSYAVYLALTKLGKYLPDSLEKYTPTAFTEAAGNIILGKEGQIMAPLLILLAVIVLMIILTILLFKKEEI; encoded by the coding sequence ATGATGGGGATGTTCTGGGCTATGCTTTGGAAGGAATGGATTGAATTAAAACGATCTTATAAGCTCATTATTGTTCCATTTGCCTTTGCCATCATCATGGTTACTTTGCCGATCACGATGAAGCTTCTGCCGACACTTATTCAGCAGGACTTGCCGGAAGGGACCGTCATTTCTGTTCCGGAAAGCTCCGCCGCCGACATTGTCAGTGGAATCTATGCGAACTTTGAACAGCTTGGCTTGATTGTGCTGATTCTTGTCATGATGGGAACGGTAGCCTCCGAGCGAGAGAAGGGGAGTGCCGCGCTTATATTATCAAAGCCAATTGGCCGCAGCGGGTATATTTTGGCGAAATGGACGGCTTATGCGCTATTATCAACCGTTTCATTTCTCTTCGGTATGGGATTAACCGTTTATTATACAAGAATCCTTTTTGATGGGAAAATGGAATGGGCGGCTATTGCAGAGGGAACGCTTCTTTACCTTGTGTTAATCCTTCTGTGCGTAACACTCACCCTGCTTTTTTCTTCTATTATGAAGAGTGCGGTATTGGCGGGATTTCTAAGCTATGCTGTTTACCTGGCGCTGACGAAGCTGGGCAAGTATCTTCCTGATTCCCTTGAGAAATATACGCCAACAGCATTCACGGAAGCAGCAGGGAATATCATCCTTGGCAAGGAAGGGCAGATTATGGCACCTCTTTTGATTCTACTGGCCGTTATCGTCCTCATGATTATCTTGACGATTCTTTTATTTAAAAAAGAGGAAATCTAG
- a CDS encoding ABC transporter ATP-binding protein, with protein MIQCENVTKSYKGFRALKGISFSIEGPGCFGFIGSNGSGKTTAIRIMAGLARATSGKIQIEGYDVEEDPKKIARVIGYLPQNPSFYDYMTGEEWMMFTGKLFGMSKKDSSVRAEELLKRCGIWEARRRKIGGYSGGMKQRLGLAQALMNDPKLLLLDEPVSALDPIGRHQVLELIEELKKDHMIFMSSHILDDVEKTADHILILHKGKLLLSSSKQELMKEYAGSSITFQLLDSNDSLAEALSSENWVERVAVTDRSYRVIVKDVVRARASLPLMIHEQGGIITDYRMETLSLQDIFFKVVNQ; from the coding sequence ATGATTCAATGTGAGAACGTGACTAAATCCTATAAAGGCTTCCGGGCTTTGAAGGGCATTAGCTTTTCGATTGAAGGACCGGGATGCTTCGGTTTCATTGGAAGCAATGGCTCTGGAAAGACGACGGCCATTCGTATTATGGCCGGACTAGCAAGAGCCACGTCAGGGAAGATTCAAATCGAGGGTTATGATGTGGAGGAGGATCCGAAGAAAATTGCCAGAGTAATAGGTTATCTGCCGCAGAATCCGTCCTTTTATGATTATATGACAGGCGAGGAATGGATGATGTTTACGGGTAAGCTCTTTGGGATGTCGAAGAAAGACAGCAGCGTTCGTGCTGAGGAGCTGCTAAAGAGATGCGGGATATGGGAGGCAAGAAGGCGCAAGATCGGCGGGTACAGCGGGGGAATGAAGCAGCGGCTTGGTCTCGCGCAGGCGCTGATGAATGATCCGAAGCTTCTTCTTCTGGATGAGCCTGTCTCTGCGCTTGATCCGATTGGACGCCATCAGGTCCTTGAATTGATTGAGGAATTGAAGAAGGACCATATGATTTTCATGTCCAGCCATATTCTAGACGATGTGGAGAAAACAGCTGACCATATCCTCATCCTGCATAAAGGGAAGTTATTATTATCCTCCTCCAAGCAGGAACTGATGAAGGAGTACGCAGGCTCCTCAATTACATTCCAGCTCCTTGACTCAAATGATTCTTTAGCGGAAGCGCTCTCCAGCGAGAACTGGGTGGAGAGGGTTGCTGTTACAGACCGTTCTTATCGAGTCATTGTCAAAGATGTCGTGCGGGCAAGGGCTTCCCTGCCCTTAATGATCCACGAGCAAGGCGGCATCATTACGGATTACCGGATGGAGACCTTGTCGCTGCAGGATATATTCTTCAAGGTGGTGAATCAATGA
- a CDS encoding PLD nuclease N-terminal domain-containing protein has protein sequence MSEQLQIILPLLVMEFILKIIALVDLAKRDKRGVKGEKKYIWVIVILLFSTIGPVLYLVAGKKDYTWDEDDRNDSM, from the coding sequence ATGAGTGAACAGCTGCAAATCATTCTTCCGCTTCTTGTGATGGAGTTCATTTTGAAGATTATTGCTTTAGTGGATTTGGCTAAGCGTGATAAACGGGGAGTTAAGGGTGAGAAGAAATACATTTGGGTTATTGTGATCTTGCTATTCTCGACAATAGGTCCTGTGCTTTATTTAGTGGCAGGTAAGAAGGATTATACATGGGATGAGGATGATCGTAATGATTCAATGTGA
- a CDS encoding 5'-methylthioadenosine/S-adenosylhomocysteine nucleosidase family protein: MIGISIATKWEYEATLKYFSVKNNERFGYPYGEYFIKTINDTEIVFYRTGVRKVNGVGGNQYMISKFHLTKVIVAGTCAGIDEKFNVLDIFVPDKAVQYDCTVKEIEPLIKQSFIVNMDLSKYGDDFYKGTIGTADKAVVMWKDFLELKENEITIADTEAGAIAYICRKNDVECIIIKGISDFPTDESNSDKFESNMEQINVYLENTPKVMNKIFDEYLKRFI, from the coding sequence ATGATAGGGATAAGTATTGCAACGAAGTGGGAATATGAAGCGACATTGAAATACTTTAGCGTAAAGAATAACGAACGTTTTGGTTATCCATATGGCGAATATTTCATAAAAACAATTAATGATACTGAAATTGTTTTTTATCGGACAGGTGTAAGAAAAGTGAATGGTGTTGGTGGTAATCAGTATATGATTTCTAAATTTCATTTAACTAAAGTGATCGTTGCTGGAACGTGTGCAGGAATAGATGAGAAGTTCAATGTTCTGGATATTTTTGTACCCGATAAAGCCGTTCAATATGATTGCACAGTAAAAGAAATTGAGCCTCTTATTAAACAATCCTTCATCGTCAATATGGATCTATCAAAATATGGAGATGATTTTTATAAAGGAACAATTGGCACCGCTGATAAAGCGGTAGTTATGTGGAAGGACTTTTTAGAACTTAAAGAAAACGAAATTACCATAGCCGATACAGAAGCAGGGGCAATAGCTTATATCTGTAGGAAGAATGATGTGGAATGCATAATCATTAAAGGAATATCTGATTTTCCAACAGATGAAAGTAACTCTGATAAATTCGAATCGAACATGGAACAAATAAATGTTTATTTAGAAAACACCCCTAAAGTTATGAACAAAATATTTGACGAATATTTAAAGAGATTTATTTAA
- a CDS encoding DUF1259 domain-containing protein — protein sequence MRNIQDLCNQFAKEVNGKANVKNGICSVEFQRNLKVTIQGRPSTSELHAEISFESLDQHGNALNLGEVVVLQEELPEFVKTLAINNLIISAIHNHWVYTHPTILYVHFQSVEPPISFAKKAAQAFNTLKY from the coding sequence ATGCGAAACATTCAAGACCTATGTAATCAATTTGCTAAAGAAGTTAACGGGAAAGCAAATGTCAAAAATGGGATTTGCTCAGTAGAGTTTCAGCGTAATCTAAAAGTAACCATCCAGGGGCGCCCCAGCACATCAGAGTTACATGCCGAAATATCATTCGAATCATTAGATCAACATGGAAATGCTTTAAATCTTGGTGAAGTAGTCGTTCTCCAAGAAGAGTTACCTGAATTTGTAAAAACATTAGCGATAAACAATTTAATCATTAGTGCCATACATAACCATTGGGTATATACGCATCCTACCATTCTTTATGTTCACTTTCAATCTGTTGAACCACCAATATCTTTCGCAAAGAAAGCGGCCCAAGCATTTAATACATTGAAATATTAA
- a CDS encoding MerR family transcriptional regulator yields the protein MKDNQILRAFSIKEVSRKINVPAGTIRQWEKDLTGVLVIPRSKQGSRFYTEVEIAILKRIKEMRDKNLSKDIIKEMLQKHLKDGQNLSNHANSNPPSEASAPAASTSVAVVEKPAEPKLEEFLHAMDAYKTQFMKEMSNEMRNNRNMMIEEVKKEISQGSIDTIKGLSKSIQRSSLKTNSELKKLSQNVSNSSERTSETVETLTRSIARSSEGAFESFSKRISEAAADGYRELLSDLSSSVSEAQHEIKSVTEAIYQDREQYFETMNKELEQYRHDIKQREEAFQQMVTSFRDAAPTKEKEKEKTKPIKLKEHKKEKAKDKLKTVQSKASKKAPVQEAAPAEKKWWSFRRKSK from the coding sequence ATGAAGGACAATCAAATTCTAAGAGCATTTTCTATTAAAGAGGTTTCACGGAAGATTAATGTACCTGCAGGGACAATCCGCCAGTGGGAGAAGGACTTAACAGGGGTATTGGTCATTCCCCGTTCAAAGCAGGGCTCACGTTTTTATACAGAGGTAGAAATCGCGATCTTAAAAAGAATTAAGGAAATGCGGGATAAGAATTTAAGCAAGGATATCATTAAAGAGATGCTTCAGAAGCATCTGAAGGATGGACAAAACCTCAGTAATCATGCCAATTCGAACCCTCCTTCCGAAGCATCCGCACCCGCAGCCTCTACTTCTGTTGCTGTTGTTGAGAAGCCGGCTGAGCCGAAGCTTGAGGAGTTTCTTCATGCCATGGATGCCTATAAGACGCAATTCATGAAGGAAATGAGCAATGAGATGCGTAATAACCGCAACATGATGATCGAGGAGGTCAAGAAAGAGATTTCGCAGGGGTCTATCGATACAATCAAAGGTTTATCAAAATCCATTCAGCGTTCTTCCTTGAAAACGAACAGCGAGCTGAAAAAGCTTTCTCAGAACGTTTCGAATTCTTCAGAACGTACATCCGAAACGGTCGAAACCTTGACTCGGAGTATTGCGAGATCTTCAGAGGGGGCCTTCGAATCGTTCTCCAAACGGATCTCGGAAGCAGCGGCTGATGGCTATCGTGAGCTATTATCAGATCTCTCATCCTCCGTTTCAGAGGCTCAACACGAAATCAAAAGCGTGACGGAGGCCATTTATCAGGACCGGGAACAATATTTTGAGACGATGAACAAGGAGCTTGAGCAATACAGACATGATATCAAGCAGCGGGAAGAAGCGTTTCAGCAAATGGTCACAAGCTTCCGTGATGCAGCACCGACGAAAGAAAAGGAGAAAGAAAAAACGAAACCAATTAAGCTAAAGGAGCATAAAAAGGAAAAGGCAAAGGACAAGCTGAAAACCGTACAAAGCAAAGCCTCCAAAAAGGCTCCTGTTCAAGAAGCCGCACCAGCGGAAAAAAAGTGGTGGAGTTTCCGAAGAAAAAGCAAATAA
- a CDS encoding MerR family transcriptional regulator, with the protein MMNTNDIASALGISSSTVKRWVKQLGIEPSRNAKGHFIYTQSEFDQLQAFHQDQLKQENPISFLPAEKDEQVLKLEDKIQALELQLYNKADGVTSVQLLQHRREIEDLLIVVDKLEERIEQLETQMNKSKKPPAKVEPISLDVPSTLKRKKKRKIMSMMFGL; encoded by the coding sequence ATGATGAATACGAATGATATTGCCAGTGCATTGGGCATTTCCTCAAGCACGGTGAAACGATGGGTAAAACAATTAGGCATCGAACCGAGCCGTAATGCCAAAGGTCACTTTATCTACACACAAAGCGAGTTTGACCAGCTTCAAGCCTTTCATCAGGATCAGCTGAAGCAGGAGAATCCAATCTCATTCCTTCCAGCTGAGAAGGATGAGCAAGTCCTCAAGCTTGAAGATAAGATTCAAGCCCTAGAGTTGCAGCTCTACAATAAAGCGGATGGTGTCACTTCTGTCCAGCTGCTGCAGCACCGCCGTGAGATTGAAGATTTGCTCATTGTCGTCGATAAGCTTGAAGAACGAATTGAACAGCTTGAGACACAAATGAATAAATCAAAAAAACCGCCTGCGAAGGTTGAGCCCATCTCACTAGACGTCCCCTCCACCTTAAAGCGTAAGAAAAAACGTAAAATTATGAGTATGATGTTTGGCTTATAG
- the zupT gene encoding zinc transporter ZupT, giving the protein MDSTLLLAFSLTLMAGLATGIGSLLAFLTTRTNKAFLSISLGFSAGVMIYVSMVEIFVKAKDALVNELGYERGYTMTVLGFFFGILLIAFIDRVIPKQGNPHEPKKIEDMNKPASEIHNQELMKMGVFTALAIGIHNFPEGIATFTSTLQDPGLGIAIAIAIAIHNIPEGIAVAVPIYFATGNKKKAFKLSFLSGLAEPVGALFAYLILMPFLTDLMFGFIFAAVAGIMVFISLDELLPAAKKYDESHHAIYGLIAGMALMAVSLLLFI; this is encoded by the coding sequence ATGGACTCAACTTTATTATTAGCCTTTTCTCTGACCTTGATGGCGGGATTGGCTACAGGGATTGGAAGCTTACTTGCCTTCCTGACGACCCGCACGAACAAAGCATTCCTATCGATATCACTTGGCTTTTCTGCCGGTGTCATGATTTATGTATCAATGGTTGAGATATTTGTTAAGGCGAAGGATGCCCTCGTTAATGAGCTTGGGTATGAACGAGGCTATACCATGACTGTGCTCGGTTTCTTCTTCGGAATTCTGCTGATTGCCTTTATTGACAGGGTTATTCCAAAGCAAGGGAATCCCCATGAACCAAAGAAGATCGAGGATATGAATAAACCAGCCAGTGAGATTCATAATCAGGAGCTAATGAAGATGGGTGTGTTCACAGCTCTTGCGATTGGCATTCATAACTTTCCGGAAGGAATTGCCACCTTTACTTCAACACTGCAAGACCCTGGGCTAGGCATTGCCATTGCCATAGCGATTGCGATCCATAACATCCCAGAAGGAATCGCCGTCGCTGTTCCCATCTATTTTGCGACAGGCAACAAAAAGAAGGCATTCAAGCTATCCTTCCTCTCTGGACTGGCAGAACCTGTCGGCGCCCTGTTCGCGTATTTAATTCTCATGCCATTCTTAACTGATTTAATGTTCGGATTCATTTTTGCAGCGGTAGCTGGAATTATGGTCTTCATTTCACTTGATGAACTATTGCCGGCTGCGAAGAAATATGATGAAAGCCACCATGCTATCTATGGACTTATTGCAGGCATGGCTCTCATGGCAGTCAGCCTTCTGCTTTTCATCTAA